CAATAGGTAGGTTTATATTGAATCATTGTGACATGTGTAATGGAAATGGCAGATATAGTAGaacagagtaccacagtatgagcaATAATGCCCATAAAAACCAACTGTCAAACAGGGAAaaggttccaatcgtttttccaccattcattttttccCCATAGGGGATTTTTAGCAACCACTACAAATAAGGgctgttttgtgtaggcttaccctgttGTGATGATTTGGTAAcagtgtaaatctctctaggtcAAGGTgacttttaaaaaacaacaaatacAGTTTTTCACAAAAATATTGCTACAGTGTCCAATAAAAATGAAGAGGTGTTTCCATTTAGGCAAATTGCATGTATGCCCTCCCAGGAGTGCAAGTTTCACCATACTTCACACATAATTATTCCAATATGGCACATATTAGTCAATTTTTGCATTCTATCCATGCTACCTGAGGCATGAAACAGACAAGTGGGAGGGCATGCAGATAGGTCAGattgtattggtcacacacacacatggttagcagatgttattgcgagtgtagcgaaatgcttgtgcgtcggaactagaagcacaagcatttcgctacactcgcaataacatctgctaaccatgtgtatgtgaccaatacgatCTGACCTATCTGTATGCCCTACTGCATGCCCTCCAACttgtctgtttcatgtctcaggtagcatGGATAGAATGCAATAATTAACTAATATGTGCCATATTCGAATAATCATGTGTATCCGTGCCATGGTGAAAATTGCATCCACCCCTCTGGTAATCCTCTGCACCCACTGTGAATATTGGCCTTTTCTTCCTTCACTTGAAATCATGGGGGAAGCTTAACACAATTGCTATGACTCAGTCACTCCACATACAATGCCTAAATTACTGTATGACATCCCTCCAAAGAGTCCCTGCATTCTGTCCCATCTGGTTGTACAGTGACCTCTGACATTCGAGGTCAGTGCTAAGAATCTAATGTGGCTTTCTGGCTGGTGGCCGTGATGGTGAGCGGGGGAGGCTCGATGTTCAGCTCCTTTCTCAGGTCCTCCAGACTCTGCTCCCAGCGGCGCTCGTAGAAGATGCTGAAGACACAGCGGGCCTGCCGGCCATTCCTCACAGCCCACGGTCCCAGGGACGTCACCAAGGGCTCCAGACGACTGCGGGAGCGGCACAAGCAAACAATCAGGCCGTAATAACGGCATCGCTGTACAAATACCAGACTGTGATGTCAATGGTTATTGTATTACAGAGCAGAAATCATTTACAGGCAAAACCAATACTCAGAAAAATCATGATGACACTTTCAGAAGTATTAGTTTCCACACACatgggggatgtttttcagccagGAAGGAAACTAGACTTCCCTTCCAGAAATACAATACGTGTGAACTGTAATTCTTTCAGAAGACAGAATTCCATTCCTTTCAGTCAATAACTACAGTGTGTTGAATATAACTAGCTCAACTAGCTCTGTGACACTTGCAAATAAACCAACTATATTGTCTTAGTTCCCTGAAGGAAGTCATCCACCTAAATGTCAGTTCTCTTTACACCTCAGGGTGCTGCTCAGGTGTGTGATTGATTACCAAATATCAGAGGTGTCCAGGAAGTGTATGTTCCATTTACCACCAGTCTCCCTTAGAATATACAGTACAACTTCCTGGAAACTGATGACATCACAGATAAATCTTGGGATGTATTCAATAAACATTGCAGAAATGTACCGAGTAGAGTCAAGACTACTTCCTATTCAACATGGCAGACAGTCAGTCTCCTGAAAAGGCCCCTGGTTTATATCACTACATACAGTATGAATGAGAAGAGAGCCTGATGGGCAGCACCTTGTGGACAGACGGAGCGGTCCCAACGCTGCTCCCAGGATGCACATGGGCAGGCCAGTTTGAGCAGCCTCAAACGACTTTACTGCCACTTCACCTGAGTTTGAGGAAGTGAGAAAGAAAATACATGTAGTGAAACACAGTAATACCAATACTCTCAGTGAATCCCCTTTCCCCAGACTCACCCAGCATGTTAGTGGGCATGCCTAGTAAGGTGTGCAGTAAATCGTGGACTTCTCGGTACCGCTGCATGACGTACGCCAACTCCTCATTATCCACAAATTTCACGTTCACCCTCGAGTCAGGGGTCACCCTCTGAGAAAGAGAGACGTAGAGGAATACGAGGATTGGCAAATAACCACTACGCTTCCTCTATAA
The sequence above is drawn from the Oncorhynchus gorbuscha isolate QuinsamMale2020 ecotype Even-year linkage group LG11, OgorEven_v1.0, whole genome shotgun sequence genome and encodes:
- the coq4 gene encoding ubiquinone biosynthesis protein COQ4 homolog, mitochondrial isoform X2, which gives rise to MLRSLLVSSRRSPGRGAFMFEALCVRQHHHGVDSADVQYDGLYRGHIPTSPIQKALLAVGSGVAALQDPYRHDMVAVLGETTGHLALMTLRDRMRGDPEGYTILTERPRIRLSTLDLSKMASLPDGSFGREYLRFLEDNRVTPDSRVNVKFVDNEELAYVMQRYREVHDLLHTLLGMPTNMLGEVAVKSFEAAQTGLPMCILGAALGPLRLSTSRLEPLVTSLGPWAVRNGRQARCVFSIFYERRWEQSLEDLRKELNIEPPPLTITATSQKATLDS